One part of the Thermococcus radiotolerans genome encodes these proteins:
- a CDS encoding NOL1/NOP2/sun family putative RNA methylase: MLERLFSLGYSKTFAERYYALWGDRALAIAEAMEKPLPRCFRVNTLRIEVQKLTKLLNKKGFQFKRVPWAREGFCLTREPFSITSTPEYLGGLLYIQEASSMYPPVALEPKVGETVADMAAAPGGKTSYLAQLMGNEGIIYAFDVGEERLKETRLNLSRLGVTNTVLIHKSSLHMAELGVEFDKILLDAPCTGSGTIHKNPERKANRTMEDVKFCQGLQMRMIKVALENLKPGGILVYSTCSLEPEENEFVIQWVLDNFDVELLPLRYGEPALTNPFGIELSDEIRKARRFYPDRHGTSGFFVAKIKKL, from the coding sequence ATGCTCGAGAGGTTGTTTTCCCTCGGCTACTCCAAGACATTCGCGGAGAGGTATTATGCCCTCTGGGGCGATAGGGCATTAGCTATAGCCGAGGCCATGGAAAAACCCCTGCCGAGGTGTTTCCGCGTAAACACGCTCAGGATAGAGGTTCAAAAGCTCACCAAGCTCCTCAACAAGAAAGGCTTCCAGTTTAAACGAGTCCCCTGGGCGAGAGAAGGCTTCTGCCTAACTCGCGAGCCATTCTCGATAACCTCCACGCCGGAATACCTTGGTGGCCTCCTCTACATCCAGGAGGCCAGCTCGATGTACCCGCCGGTGGCGCTCGAACCAAAGGTCGGTGAAACCGTTGCCGATATGGCGGCGGCACCTGGGGGCAAAACTTCCTACCTCGCCCAGCTGATGGGGAACGAGGGGATAATCTACGCCTTCGACGTCGGTGAAGAACGCTTAAAGGAAACTCGTCTGAACCTTTCCCGCCTCGGCGTTACGAATACGGTCCTCATCCACAAGTCCTCGCTCCACATGGCCGAGCTCGGCGTCGAGTTCGATAAAATCCTCCTGGATGCCCCCTGCACCGGCTCGGGCACCATACACAAGAATCCCGAGCGGAAGGCCAACAGGACAATGGAGGATGTGAAGTTCTGCCAGGGGCTGCAGATGCGGATGATTAAGGTCGCCCTTGAGAACCTCAAGCCCGGCGGGATACTCGTCTACTCGACCTGCTCGCTCGAGCCGGAGGAGAACGAGTTCGTTATCCAATGGGTTCTTGATAACTTCGACGTTGAACTGCTCCCGCTCCGCTACGGCGAGCCGGCTTTAACCAATCCCTTCGGAATTGAACTTAGCGATGAGATAAGAAAGGCGAGGCGCTTCTACCCCGACAGGCACGGGACGAGCGGCTTCTTCGTTGCGAAGATTAAAAAGCTCTAA
- a CDS encoding saccharopine dehydrogenase family protein, with protein sequence MYTLPQLPWGVEMKVLVLGAGNVGRAIAWDLRDEFDVHVGDVSDERLKAVSEFATPLKVDASSFDSLVEAMKGFELVVGALPGRFGYQAVRAAIKAGVDMVDVSFMPENPLELRDEAEKAQVTVIFDAGFAPGLSHILMGRIWQEMDELREGYIYVGGLPKEPRPPLYYRITWSPKDLIEEYTRPARVIRGGEVKAVDPFERIERVSIGDFEFEAFVSDGLRSLLESVRAERLEEWTLRWPGHLEKMRVLRELGFFRPEHVDKTLEVIAPLMTYESPDFSIMQVVGRGTLDGEEKEIGYLLYDEEKEGFTSMARVTGFTAAIIARLVAEKGCIFGVIPPEILGMRIDTFERIAGEIAERGIRLERWENAPPGDS encoded by the coding sequence ATATATACCTTGCCACAACTCCCATGGGGTGTTGAGATGAAGGTTCTCGTTCTCGGTGCCGGAAACGTTGGAAGGGCGATAGCCTGGGATTTGAGGGATGAGTTTGATGTTCACGTGGGGGACGTCAGCGATGAGAGACTGAAAGCCGTCTCTGAATTCGCCACGCCCCTGAAAGTTGATGCGTCCAGCTTCGATTCCCTCGTTGAGGCCATGAAGGGCTTTGAGCTTGTGGTGGGTGCCCTGCCAGGGAGGTTCGGCTATCAGGCAGTTAGGGCCGCGATAAAGGCGGGCGTTGACATGGTCGACGTCTCGTTCATGCCGGAGAACCCGCTGGAGCTTCGCGATGAAGCAGAGAAGGCGCAGGTGACGGTTATATTCGACGCCGGCTTTGCCCCCGGGCTGAGCCACATCCTGATGGGCAGGATATGGCAGGAGATGGACGAGCTGAGGGAGGGCTACATCTACGTCGGCGGCCTCCCGAAGGAGCCCAGGCCACCACTCTATTACAGAATTACATGGTCCCCTAAGGATTTAATTGAGGAGTACACGAGGCCGGCGCGCGTGATAAGGGGCGGTGAGGTTAAGGCGGTTGACCCCTTCGAGAGGATTGAACGGGTCTCCATCGGGGACTTCGAGTTCGAGGCCTTCGTGAGCGACGGCCTGAGGAGCCTCCTGGAGAGCGTTAGGGCGGAGAGACTTGAGGAGTGGACGCTCCGCTGGCCGGGACACCTGGAGAAGATGAGGGTTTTGAGGGAACTCGGCTTCTTCAGGCCGGAGCACGTTGATAAGACGCTCGAGGTCATAGCCCCGCTCATGACCTACGAGAGCCCGGACTTCTCGATAATGCAGGTGGTCGGAAGGGGAACTCTGGACGGCGAGGAAAAGGAGATAGGCTACCTCCTGTACGACGAGGAGAAAGAGGGCTTCACCTCGATGGCCCGCGTCACGGGATTCACCGCGGCCATAATAGCGAGGCTCGTGGCCGAGAAGGGTTGCATCTTCGGAGTTATCCCGCCAGAGATACTCGGGATGCGCATAGACACCTTCGAGAGAATCGCTGGTGAGATTGCCGAAAGGGGCATAAGGCTCGAGAGGTGGGAGAATGCTCCACCTGGTGATAGCTGA
- a CDS encoding 16S rRNA methyltransferase: MLHLVIAEAELELVPKAILDHPAIVNHARRRGKRPDEILLDGTYHHAAIKKLPDGERRGRPDIVHVCLLNALESIANKEGLLRVYVHTRNDEVIYIKPETRIPRNYNRFVGLMESLFKNRAVPRDLELLRIEEKSLEELVEELNPDGVFVMHENGEPAKPSEFGKTLSELREPTVIVGGFPHGDFRAEPPGKKISLYNAPLMAWTVVNEVIISFEHWIL; the protein is encoded by the coding sequence ATGCTCCACCTGGTGATAGCTGAGGCGGAGCTTGAGCTCGTCCCGAAGGCGATACTTGACCATCCGGCCATTGTGAACCACGCCAGGAGGAGGGGAAAGAGGCCCGACGAGATACTGCTGGACGGCACATACCACCACGCGGCCATCAAAAAGCTCCCGGACGGCGAGAGGCGCGGGCGGCCGGACATAGTCCACGTCTGCCTCCTCAACGCCCTCGAGAGCATTGCCAACAAGGAAGGCCTGCTGAGGGTCTATGTCCACACCAGGAACGACGAAGTGATTTACATTAAGCCGGAGACGAGGATTCCGAGGAACTACAACCGCTTCGTTGGGCTGATGGAGAGCCTCTTCAAGAACCGTGCGGTTCCGAGGGACCTGGAACTGCTCCGCATTGAGGAGAAATCCCTCGAAGAGCTCGTGGAGGAGCTGAACCCCGACGGAGTCTTCGTGATGCACGAGAATGGAGAGCCAGCAAAACCGTCGGAATTCGGAAAAACCCTTTCGGAGCTCCGCGAGCCCACGGTAATCGTTGGTGGTTTTCCACACGGCGATTTCAGAGCAGAACCCCCGGGAAAGAAAATAAGTCTCTACAACGCTCCGCTGATGGCATGGACAGTTGTGAACGAGGTAATCATCAGCTTTGAGCACTGGATTCTCTGA
- a CDS encoding metallophosphoesterase family protein: MPFKLPIFRKKVLEVLASSDETKVMHVSDTPESVYRFIGELIEKTDPDYVIHTGDLADNVKLERRPELRPRYQGAIRKLAHVLKGYGVKLYVVPGNEDDPELVREFFGDAVVEPGTVIEIEGARFALGHTWRDVANLDADFRLYGHNFKLIERGLNGVLGVNFVLLPSRQTYRVKYPGGTDFDRGYKMWRGI; this comes from the coding sequence ATGCCGTTCAAGCTTCCCATCTTCCGGAAAAAGGTCCTAGAAGTGCTCGCATCCTCCGATGAGACGAAGGTCATGCACGTAAGCGATACTCCCGAGAGCGTCTACCGCTTCATCGGTGAGCTCATAGAAAAAACCGATCCGGATTACGTCATCCATACCGGCGACCTAGCCGACAACGTAAAGCTGGAGAGACGGCCCGAGCTCAGGCCCCGCTACCAGGGCGCAATAAGGAAGCTCGCCCACGTTCTCAAGGGCTACGGGGTGAAACTCTACGTCGTTCCAGGAAACGAGGACGACCCGGAGCTGGTCAGGGAGTTCTTCGGTGATGCCGTCGTTGAGCCCGGGACCGTCATCGAGATAGAGGGTGCGAGGTTTGCCCTGGGCCATACGTGGAGGGACGTGGCTAACCTGGACGCCGATTTTAGGCTGTACGGCCACAACTTCAAGCTCATCGAGAGGGGTCTAAACGGCGTTCTCGGCGTCAACTTCGTTCTTCTGCCGAGCAGGCAGACCTATCGCGTTAAATACCCCGGCGGAACGGATTTTGATAGGGGTTACAAGATGTGGAGGGGAATATGA
- a CDS encoding ABC transporter ATP-binding protein — MARVLLKDVTKKFGEVVAVNKLNLEIRDGEFMVLLGPSGCGKSTTLRMIAGLETPTEGEIWIGDQLVNEIDPTKRNTAMVFQSYALYPHMTVFGNIEFPLRMWKVPKQERIRRVKEVAEFLGIADLLNRKPSELSGGQQQRVALARALVREPEVFLLDEPLSNLDAKIRTQMRFELKKLLSYDLGITTIYVTHDQVEAMTMADRIAVMDKGVLQQVGTPDEIFYKPANTFVATFVGSPPMNLVKGDVEEKDGKVLFDAGEFMLELPASIDIRGTAVLGFRPQHVEVSSEPKEGFVKGRLLGVEKLGVESYGHIAYGGVELILRLPEGVETGREEVYWRPRMDRMYIFDPKSGKLLYG, encoded by the coding sequence ATGGCGAGGGTTCTGCTTAAGGACGTTACCAAGAAGTTTGGTGAAGTGGTTGCGGTCAACAAACTGAACCTTGAGATCAGGGATGGGGAGTTCATGGTGCTCCTCGGACCAAGCGGGTGTGGAAAATCGACGACACTCAGAATGATAGCCGGCCTCGAAACACCCACCGAAGGCGAAATATGGATAGGCGACCAGCTGGTCAACGAGATAGACCCCACCAAAAGGAACACCGCCATGGTCTTCCAGAGCTACGCGCTCTATCCACACATGACGGTTTTCGGCAACATAGAATTTCCGCTGAGGATGTGGAAGGTTCCGAAGCAGGAGAGGATACGACGCGTTAAGGAGGTAGCCGAGTTCCTTGGGATAGCCGACCTTCTCAACCGAAAGCCAAGCGAACTGAGCGGTGGTCAGCAGCAGCGTGTGGCCTTGGCTAGGGCGCTGGTGAGAGAACCCGAGGTTTTCCTCCTCGACGAGCCGCTGAGCAACCTCGACGCCAAGATAAGAACCCAGATGCGCTTTGAACTCAAAAAGCTCCTCAGCTACGACCTCGGAATAACCACCATCTACGTCACCCACGACCAGGTTGAGGCTATGACGATGGCCGACAGGATAGCGGTCATGGACAAGGGCGTTCTCCAGCAGGTTGGCACGCCGGATGAGATTTTCTACAAACCCGCCAACACCTTCGTTGCAACGTTCGTGGGAAGCCCACCAATGAACCTCGTGAAAGGAGATGTTGAGGAGAAGGATGGAAAAGTGCTCTTCGATGCAGGGGAATTCATGCTGGAACTTCCTGCCAGCATAGACATCCGCGGCACCGCGGTTCTCGGCTTCAGGCCTCAGCACGTTGAAGTCAGCTCCGAACCGAAGGAGGGCTTTGTGAAGGGCAGACTCCTCGGTGTTGAGAAGCTCGGTGTGGAGAGCTACGGCCACATTGCCTACGGTGGTGTGGAGCTCATACTCAGGCTTCCTGAAGGAGTGGAGACGGGCAGGGAGGAGGTTTACTGGAGGCCGAGGATGGATAGGATGTACATCTTCGACCCCAAGAGTGGAAAACTGCTGTACGGCTGA
- a CDS encoding translation initiation factor IF-5A, whose protein sequence is MGDKTKVQVSKLKPGRYILIDGEPCRIGNITVSSPGKHGSAKARIEAVGIFDGKVRSIVKPTSAEVDVPIIDKRTAQIIAMTPDTVQIMDMETYELYDVPIEGGVADDIKDQLKEGINVEYWETLGRIKIMKLKGE, encoded by the coding sequence ATGGGAGACAAGACCAAGGTTCAGGTTAGCAAGCTCAAGCCGGGAAGGTACATCCTTATCGACGGTGAGCCCTGCAGGATTGGCAACATAACCGTTTCCTCGCCTGGCAAGCACGGCTCCGCCAAGGCCAGGATCGAGGCCGTTGGAATCTTCGACGGCAAGGTCAGGAGCATCGTCAAGCCCACCAGCGCGGAGGTTGACGTTCCGATCATCGACAAGAGAACCGCCCAGATCATCGCCATGACCCCGGACACCGTCCAGATCATGGACATGGAGACCTACGAGCTCTACGACGTCCCGATCGAGGGCGGCGTCGCCGACGACATCAAGGACCAGCTCAAGGAAGGCATCAACGTCGAGTACTGGGAGACCCTCGGCAGGATCAAGATAATGAAGCTCAAGGGCGAGTGA
- a CDS encoding sodium-dependent transporter → MRKISFLMAFLITGYILGIWNFLVLPKYYINFGLKGFLISLIPMLVALFLIYSEAESTKRTRYLIYELFFKISRTPALIFVLIMFLLVILGITTYYSSYSLIYIFGIGPKYVPAIALGTILLSIILLLLAKGKTLEVISVLSVLFVLFAILSAIIVRNQALSAVTAPQAVHYMNNAVSAITSFDQPLSIKGILYMLISVLVSFGLGAGVYYVVGSFTPEELDLRKVLAAVFILQIILSFAAAFTVAYSLGAAYQGFGKAFHNPNIPAEESMKLYLGFQNLKEYATNSEKSPMDSIEVFYSIPYVLRGNIANADRLVYLLMLSLYFAGLTTIIVLIEMGSQILSEVMQLGRSKSLTLVAFLGLVLSATMVVSDIRTMFVVVPFSVGALIAAVEAYPLLSGELAHNRGIVGGIIVLLLLAGIVSLYFTLRAPATPIKIGALLGLVLFVPVLMNSMLMKTRR, encoded by the coding sequence ATGAGAAAAATAAGCTTCCTGATGGCGTTTTTGATAACCGGGTACATCCTTGGAATCTGGAACTTCCTGGTTCTGCCCAAGTACTACATAAACTTCGGGCTGAAGGGATTCCTGATATCGCTGATACCGATGCTCGTAGCGCTGTTCCTGATATACAGTGAGGCGGAGAGCACCAAACGCACCAGATACCTGATATACGAGCTGTTCTTCAAGATATCGCGCACCCCGGCGCTGATATTCGTGCTCATCATGTTCCTGCTCGTGATCCTCGGAATAACGACCTACTACTCCTCGTACAGCCTCATATACATCTTTGGCATCGGACCCAAGTACGTCCCGGCCATCGCCCTTGGAACGATACTCCTCTCCATAATCCTTCTCCTGCTCGCCAAAGGCAAGACCCTCGAGGTCATCTCAGTGCTGTCAGTGCTCTTCGTGCTCTTCGCAATCCTCTCGGCCATCATAGTCAGGAACCAGGCTCTCAGTGCCGTCACCGCGCCGCAGGCCGTTCACTACATGAACAACGCGGTCTCGGCGATAACGTCCTTCGACCAGCCGCTCTCCATCAAGGGAATCCTCTACATGCTCATATCGGTCCTCGTTTCCTTTGGACTCGGTGCGGGCGTTTACTACGTGGTCGGGAGCTTCACCCCGGAGGAGCTTGACCTCAGGAAGGTCCTCGCGGCGGTTTTCATCCTCCAGATAATACTCAGCTTCGCGGCGGCTTTCACCGTCGCCTACTCCCTCGGCGCGGCATATCAGGGATTCGGAAAAGCCTTCCACAACCCCAACATCCCCGCGGAGGAGTCCATGAAGCTCTACCTCGGCTTCCAGAACCTCAAGGAGTACGCCACCAACAGCGAGAAGAGCCCGATGGACTCGATTGAAGTGTTCTACTCGATTCCCTACGTTCTCAGGGGCAACATTGCCAACGCCGACAGGTTGGTATACCTGCTCATGCTCTCGCTCTACTTCGCCGGGCTGACCACCATCATAGTCCTCATCGAGATGGGCAGCCAGATACTCTCCGAGGTCATGCAGCTCGGGAGGAGCAAGAGCCTGACGCTGGTGGCGTTCCTGGGCCTCGTGCTCTCCGCAACGATGGTCGTAAGCGACATCAGAACCATGTTCGTCGTCGTGCCCTTCAGCGTCGGTGCCCTCATAGCGGCGGTGGAGGCCTACCCGCTCCTCTCAGGTGAGCTTGCACACAACAGGGGAATCGTCGGGGGCATAATTGTACTGCTCCTCCTGGCCGGCATCGTGAGCCTCTACTTCACCCTCAGGGCCCCGGCAACACCGATCAAGATTGGGGCACTGCTCGGTCTCGTCCTCTTCGTGCCGGTGCTCATGAACAGCATGCTGATGAAGACCCGCCGCTGA
- a CDS encoding carbohydrate ABC transporter permease: protein MTPRERERLIRRIWIVITYAVLITFALVYLMPFIRSLVASFMTWAQASAYPPEWIPNPFTLENYQKLFRLDLFPRWIRNTALYAGLIVAGNVLFTSMAGYAFARLKFPGKDVIFSALLSLLMIPMFVTLVPNYIIMYKLGLIDNIFGLALLGIVNVSSIFLMRQYFTSLSNEIFEAARLDGCGPIKAFFYIALPLAKPALGAVAVYQFLGSWNAFIGPLIFLRSPENFTLPVGLSFAFQRSMWTEYTPIIAGSLVASAPTILLFLVLNRYLIRGIVITGGKG from the coding sequence ATGACTCCGCGGGAGAGGGAGAGACTCATCCGCCGTATATGGATTGTCATAACCTACGCCGTGCTGATAACCTTTGCGCTGGTTTATCTAATGCCCTTCATCAGGTCGCTGGTCGCTTCGTTCATGACGTGGGCGCAGGCTTCAGCCTATCCCCCGGAGTGGATCCCCAATCCATTCACGCTTGAGAACTATCAGAAGCTCTTCAGACTTGACCTGTTTCCGCGCTGGATTCGTAACACCGCGCTTTACGCTGGGCTAATCGTTGCCGGCAACGTGCTATTCACCAGCATGGCTGGCTACGCCTTCGCCAGACTCAAATTCCCGGGGAAGGACGTAATCTTCTCCGCGCTGCTCTCGCTCCTCATGATCCCAATGTTCGTTACGCTGGTTCCGAACTACATCATCATGTACAAGCTCGGCCTCATAGACAACATCTTCGGCCTCGCACTGCTGGGAATAGTGAACGTGTCGAGCATCTTCCTCATGAGGCAGTACTTCACCTCACTTTCCAACGAGATATTCGAAGCCGCCCGCCTAGATGGGTGCGGTCCGATAAAGGCGTTCTTTTACATAGCTCTGCCGCTGGCCAAACCTGCCCTTGGTGCGGTTGCCGTTTACCAGTTCCTCGGCTCTTGGAACGCCTTCATCGGGCCGCTCATCTTCCTCCGTTCGCCGGAAAACTTCACGCTGCCGGTTGGTCTCAGCTTTGCCTTCCAGAGGAGCATGTGGACGGAGTACACCCCCATCATAGCGGGCTCGCTGGTGGCCTCGGCACCCACGATACTGCTCTTCCTCGTGCTGAACAGGTATCTCATTAGGGGTATAGTCATTACAGGAGGGAAAGGCTGA
- the treT gene encoding trehalose synthase yields MLEVRDFTGAGKGLEDYSGIIGEETVERIRVKAEKLEGKSFAHVNSTSFGGGVAEILHNLVPLMRDSGLDAKWFVIQGSDEFFNVTKSFHNALQGNKNLKLTEEMKNLYIKTNEENAQKTDLTEFDYVLVHDPQPAALIEFYEKRQPWIWRCHIDLSDPNREFWEFLRQYVQKYDRYIFHLPEYVQSDLDPRKTVIMPPSIDPLSEKNMELSESEVLKTLERFDVDPDRPIITQVARFDPWKGVFDVIDVYRKVKEKIPGVQLLLVGVMAADDPEGWVYFEKTLRKIGEDYDVKVLTNLTGVHAREVNAFQRASDVVLQMSIREGFGLTVTEAMWKGKPVVGRAVGGIKFQVVDGETGFLVKGVEDAVEKTIYLLKHPEETDLMGMKARKRVLENFLITGHLERYLDLLNSL; encoded by the coding sequence ATGCTGGAGGTTAGGGACTTCACAGGGGCCGGTAAAGGCCTGGAGGATTACAGCGGAATAATCGGAGAGGAGACCGTTGAAAGGATAAGAGTCAAGGCGGAAAAGTTGGAGGGAAAGAGCTTCGCCCACGTCAACTCGACGTCCTTTGGCGGGGGCGTTGCGGAGATACTCCACAATCTCGTGCCCCTCATGAGGGACTCAGGACTCGACGCCAAATGGTTCGTCATTCAAGGCTCGGACGAGTTCTTCAACGTCACTAAAAGTTTCCACAACGCCCTCCAGGGCAACAAAAACCTCAAACTCACCGAGGAAATGAAAAACCTCTACATCAAAACCAACGAGGAGAACGCCCAAAAAACCGACTTGACTGAATTCGATTACGTCCTCGTCCACGACCCACAGCCAGCAGCATTGATAGAGTTTTACGAGAAGAGACAGCCCTGGATATGGCGCTGCCACATCGACTTGAGCGATCCAAACAGGGAATTCTGGGAATTCTTAAGACAATACGTTCAGAAATACGATAGGTACATCTTTCACCTTCCAGAATACGTTCAGAGTGATCTGGACCCAAGGAAAACCGTCATAATGCCTCCATCAATCGATCCGTTAAGCGAGAAGAACATGGAGTTAAGCGAGTCCGAGGTTCTCAAAACGCTCGAAAGGTTCGACGTTGACCCTGACAGGCCGATAATCACTCAAGTCGCCCGCTTCGACCCCTGGAAGGGAGTATTTGACGTCATTGACGTTTACCGGAAAGTGAAGGAGAAGATTCCAGGGGTTCAGCTTCTCCTCGTCGGCGTCATGGCTGCTGACGATCCGGAAGGCTGGGTTTACTTTGAGAAGACCCTGAGGAAGATTGGCGAGGATTACGACGTGAAGGTTTTGACGAATTTGACTGGAGTTCACGCTCGTGAGGTCAACGCCTTCCAGCGGGCTAGTGATGTGGTCTTGCAAATGTCTATCAGGGAGGGTTTTGGATTAACTGTGACTGAGGCCATGTGGAAGGGTAAGCCTGTGGTTGGCAGGGCCGTTGGAGGAATCAAGTTCCAAGTGGTTGACGGTGAAACCGGCTTTCTCGTGAAGGGGGTGGAAGATGCCGTCGAGAAGACCATCTATCTGCTGAAACACCCGGAAGAAACAGACCTCATGGGCATGAAGGCAAGAAAAAGGGTGCTGGAGAACTTTTTAATTACCGGGCACCTGGAGAGGTATCTGGACCTCCTGAATTCCCTCTAG
- the argF gene encoding ornithine carbamoyltransferase, translating to MVVSLAGRDVLCLQDFTREEIETILKTAEMMKIWNKIGKPHRVLEGKTLAMIFQKPSTRTRISFEVGIYQLGGYGLYLNAQDLQLRRGETIADTARVLSRYVDGIMARVYAHKDVEDLAKYASVPVINGLSDFSHPCQALADYQTILEKKGRIAGLKVVYVGDGNNVAHSLMIAGTKLGANVVVATPEGYEPDEKVIKWAEQNAAESGGSFELLHDPIKAVKDADVIYTDVWASMGQEAEAEERRKIFQPFQVNKDLVKHAKPDYIFMHCLPAHRGEEVTDDVVDSPNSVVFDEAENRLHAQKAVMALIMGGIKV from the coding sequence ATGGTGGTTAGCCTTGCAGGAAGGGATGTTCTCTGCCTTCAGGACTTCACGAGGGAGGAGATTGAGACTATTCTCAAAACTGCCGAAATGATGAAGATATGGAACAAGATAGGCAAGCCGCACCGCGTTCTTGAGGGTAAGACCCTGGCCATGATTTTCCAGAAACCCTCGACTAGGACGAGAATCTCATTTGAGGTTGGAATCTATCAGCTCGGCGGCTACGGCCTCTACCTCAACGCTCAGGACCTGCAGCTCAGGCGTGGCGAGACCATCGCCGACACCGCGCGCGTTCTCAGTAGGTACGTCGACGGAATAATGGCCCGCGTTTATGCCCACAAGGACGTTGAAGACCTCGCCAAGTACGCGAGCGTTCCGGTCATCAACGGTCTGAGCGACTTCTCCCACCCGTGCCAGGCTCTGGCCGACTACCAGACCATCCTTGAGAAGAAGGGCCGCATAGCCGGTCTCAAGGTCGTCTACGTCGGTGACGGAAACAACGTCGCCCACTCGCTCATGATAGCTGGAACCAAGCTCGGTGCAAACGTTGTCGTTGCAACTCCAGAGGGCTACGAGCCGGACGAGAAGGTCATCAAGTGGGCGGAGCAGAACGCGGCCGAAAGCGGCGGTTCATTCGAGCTCCTCCACGATCCGATCAAGGCCGTCAAGGACGCCGACGTCATCTACACCGACGTTTGGGCGAGCATGGGTCAGGAGGCCGAAGCCGAGGAGAGGAGGAAGATATTCCAGCCGTTCCAGGTCAACAAGGACCTCGTCAAGCACGCCAAGCCGGACTACATCTTCATGCACTGCCTCCCGGCCCACCGCGGCGAGGAGGTCACCGACGACGTCGTTGACTCTCCGAACAGCGTCGTCTTCGACGAGGCCGAGAACAGGCTGCACGCCCAGAAGGCGGTGATGGCCCTCATCATGGGCGGGATAAAGGTTTGA